The proteins below come from a single Chryseobacterium bernardetii genomic window:
- a CDS encoding acyltransferase family protein, with the protein MQDITKNNFDFIRVLLAFIVFVGHLGALSASEKLSFLTHSPVEVAVFSFFIVSGFLIARSYERSSSLKSYAKKRFNRIVPAYLLVVFLCATLLSLVSTLPISEYFSNTQVYKYLFWNSIFLNFKAPWLPGVFGNQAVNGALWTLKIEMCFYIAVPLMFLLFGKNNKYRTSSLIALYFLSLVYLNYFEMAGKAALSRQLPGSLCYFIGGMLVYFHFDKFIQHKNILFIIAVVTVWIDLIFDIKLFSPIMISIIVLYIAYSFKFLNNFGKYGDFTYGIYIFHFPIIRVFATLGLFANYNPYLMGIVCMFVVIGVGIASWHLYEKRFL; encoded by the coding sequence ATGCAAGATATAACGAAAAACAATTTTGACTTCATCCGTGTTCTCCTCGCTTTTATTGTCTTTGTGGGACATTTGGGTGCTTTAAGTGCTTCTGAAAAGCTTTCTTTCTTAACACATAGCCCTGTTGAAGTTGCTGTTTTCTCGTTTTTTATTGTAAGCGGTTTCTTAATTGCAAGAAGCTATGAAAGGTCATCCAGTTTAAAAAGCTACGCAAAAAAAAGGTTTAACAGGATTGTTCCCGCCTATTTACTTGTTGTATTTCTTTGTGCCACTCTCCTGAGTCTCGTAAGTACCTTACCTATTTCTGAATATTTTAGCAACACACAGGTTTATAAATATCTGTTCTGGAATTCAATATTCCTCAATTTTAAGGCGCCGTGGCTTCCGGGTGTATTTGGAAACCAGGCTGTAAACGGAGCTTTATGGACGCTTAAGATCGAAATGTGTTTTTATATAGCCGTTCCGCTGATGTTTTTACTGTTTGGAAAAAACAATAAATACCGCACCAGCAGCCTGATCGCTCTCTATTTCCTTTCCCTGGTTTATCTGAATTATTTCGAGATGGCCGGAAAAGCTGCGCTTTCAAGACAGCTTCCGGGGTCATTATGTTATTTTATCGGTGGAATGCTTGTATATTTTCATTTTGACAAGTTCATTCAACATAAGAATATTCTTTTCATTATTGCTGTCGTTACGGTTTGGATTGATCTTATTTTTGATATCAAACTATTCTCTCCTATCATGATCAGCATTATTGTCCTGTATATTGCCTACTCCTTTAAATTCCTGAATAATTTTGGAAAATATGGGGATTTCACTTACGGAATTTATATCTTCCATTTCCCTATCATCAGGGTATTTGCTACCTTAGGGCTTTTTGCCAACTACAATCCATATCTCATGGGTATAGTATGTATGTTTGTTGTTATTGGAGTAGGAATTGCTTCATGGCATCTTTATGAAAAAAGATTTTTATAA
- a CDS encoding glycosyltransferase family 2 protein, whose protein sequence is MKDLVSIITPCYNSADFIEETIQSVLSQTYENWEWLITDDLSKDNTVEIIRKYNDPRIKLLVLEKNGGAGNARNNSLERAQGRYIAFLDSDDFWYPEYLETMTDYMQEHNAELVYCNYSRCNEQLQPILKDFLADKIVTFSNLLKTCRLAPVSTMYDTKRVGKFLFPVKSKREDHVMWLNLLKVIPEGMPINKTMAKYRMRENSVSRKKTNIIKDQYLVYKDFMGFSTLKSLYYTANWAVNGFMKYSKIFN, encoded by the coding sequence ATGAAAGACCTGGTCTCCATTATCACCCCCTGCTACAATTCAGCTGATTTCATAGAAGAAACAATCCAGTCTGTCCTTAGCCAAACCTATGAAAACTGGGAGTGGCTGATTACTGATGATCTTTCTAAAGACAATACTGTTGAGATAATCAGAAAATACAATGATCCAAGAATCAAACTTTTGGTTCTGGAGAAAAACGGTGGTGCAGGCAATGCAAGAAACAACAGCCTTGAAAGGGCCCAGGGCCGGTATATTGCTTTTCTGGATTCTGATGACTTCTGGTATCCTGAATACCTGGAGACTATGACAGATTATATGCAGGAGCATAATGCAGAACTTGTATATTGTAATTATTCAAGATGCAATGAGCAGCTTCAGCCTATATTAAAAGATTTTCTTGCTGATAAAATTGTTACTTTTTCTAATCTCCTGAAGACCTGCCGGCTGGCACCGGTTTCCACAATGTATGATACCAAGAGAGTCGGAAAATTCCTGTTTCCGGTAAAAAGTAAACGGGAAGACCATGTGATGTGGTTAAACCTCCTGAAAGTAATTCCTGAAGGAATGCCTATCAACAAAACAATGGCGAAATACAGGATGCGTGAGAACAGTGTTTCCAGAAAGAAAACAAACATCATTAAGGATCAGTATCTGGTGTATAAGGATTTTATGGGATTTTCCACTTTAAAATCACTCTATTATACGGCAAACTGGGCTGTAAACGGTTTCATGAAATATTCAAAAATCTTCAATTAA
- a CDS encoding deoxyuridine 5'-triphosphate nucleotidohydrolase → MEYSKEFKAALSAFSSAEKDKLIFRLLKKDKLLSKKLYFELIDPETTDDKRKAMEQNVEEKVLLASKYIGNAKYFLTVIRKISAEITEHIKITTDKFGEVSLNLLMVDKILDYNTDLSRQRFDNVYKLYIYIINKLFKSLILIKKLDEDYWMEFDDLLRTIQQKTLENRYLQKLCINNGLDFNWFESDNIPDNIEQIMKDIKSQGFLR, encoded by the coding sequence ATGGAATATTCTAAAGAGTTCAAGGCAGCACTGAGTGCTTTTTCCAGTGCAGAGAAAGATAAACTTATTTTCAGGCTTCTGAAAAAGGATAAATTATTATCAAAGAAACTGTATTTCGAACTTATTGACCCTGAAACTACTGATGATAAGAGAAAGGCAATGGAACAAAATGTAGAGGAGAAAGTTCTTTTAGCCTCAAAATATATTGGCAATGCCAAATATTTCCTTACCGTTATCCGAAAAATCAGCGCGGAAATTACGGAACACATCAAAATAACAACAGATAAATTCGGGGAAGTTTCACTGAATTTACTAATGGTTGATAAGATTTTAGATTACAATACGGATTTGAGCAGACAGCGGTTTGATAATGTCTATAAACTTTACATTTACATCATCAATAAGCTATTCAAATCTCTGATCCTGATTAAAAAGCTGGATGAAGACTACTGGATGGAATTTGATGATCTTTTAAGAACAATACAGCAAAAAACTTTAGAGAATCGTTATCTCCAAAAGTTATGCATCAATAACGGTCTTGATTTTAACTGGTTTGAATCTGACAACATTCCTGACAACATTGAACAAATCATGAAGGATATAAAAAGCCAGGGATTCTTAAGATAG
- a CDS encoding 3-deoxy-D-manno-octulosonic acid transferase: MNLLYNIFISFLIFGMKVFSLFNDKTKKGVDGRKQSLDKVKSAFSRADKVIWMHAASLGEYEQGLPVLEKLKDQFQDHKILITFFSPSGYENVIKKKNIADVICYLPFDKKHIVKEFISQFDVKLFFTVKYDYWYNLLAELKERKAKVYVISALFYERQSFFTSYGKWFVKQLKKNIDWFFHQTQFSLALAKSVGLVKSSVTGDTRFDRVKQLRNLNNHVEHITDFIDGHKAVVFGSSWQAEEKIAEMVSRKNNTVKIIIAPHDLKRVEHLKNIFSDALLYSEIKDYQSVNLNSQILIIDSIGLLSKLYSYADVAVVGGGFHDAGLHNILEAATFGVPVIFGNHYKKNPEADDLISKNGGKSFADEYTAAEFVLFLVNGENEEELAEMSENAANFVDEKPDSTEMILQKILS; this comes from the coding sequence TTGAATTTACTTTATAACATATTTATCAGTTTTCTCATTTTTGGAATGAAGGTTTTTTCATTATTTAATGACAAAACTAAAAAAGGCGTTGACGGAAGGAAGCAGTCCTTAGATAAGGTAAAATCTGCTTTTTCAAGAGCAGACAAGGTTATCTGGATGCATGCCGCCAGTTTAGGAGAATATGAACAAGGATTGCCTGTGCTGGAAAAACTTAAAGATCAGTTTCAGGATCATAAAATTCTGATAACTTTCTTTTCTCCGTCAGGATATGAAAATGTTATAAAAAAGAAAAATATTGCTGATGTAATCTGCTACCTTCCATTTGATAAAAAGCATATTGTGAAAGAATTTATATCGCAATTTGATGTTAAACTATTTTTTACGGTGAAGTATGATTACTGGTACAACCTGCTCGCAGAGCTTAAAGAGAGGAAGGCAAAAGTCTATGTAATTTCTGCCCTTTTCTATGAGAGACAGTCTTTTTTCACTTCTTATGGGAAATGGTTTGTAAAACAACTTAAGAAGAATATAGATTGGTTCTTTCATCAGACACAGTTCTCCCTTGCTTTAGCTAAAAGCGTAGGTTTGGTGAAATCTTCTGTAACAGGAGATACGAGATTTGACAGGGTAAAACAGCTTCGAAACCTTAATAATCATGTAGAGCATATTACAGATTTTATAGATGGTCATAAAGCCGTTGTTTTCGGCAGCTCATGGCAGGCGGAAGAGAAAATTGCAGAAATGGTTTCCCGTAAAAATAATACAGTCAAAATAATAATTGCACCTCATGACCTGAAGAGAGTGGAGCATTTGAAAAATATCTTTTCCGATGCTTTATTATATAGTGAGATCAAAGATTACCAATCTGTAAATTTAAATTCTCAAATCTTAATTATTGATAGCATCGGACTATTGTCTAAACTGTATTCTTATGCTGATGTAGCAGTTGTTGGTGGAGGATTTCATGATGCAGGACTTCATAATATTCTGGAAGCTGCCACATTTGGAGTTCCGGTTATCTTTGGAAATCATTATAAAAAGAATCCTGAAGCAGATGATCTTATCAGTAAGAATGGCGGAAAGTCATTTGCAGATGAATATACCGCCGCAGAATTTGTTTTATTCCTTGTTAATGGAGAAAATGAAGAAGAGCTTGCGGAAATGTCTGAAAATGCAGCCAATTTTGTTGATGAAAAGCCTGATTCTACAGAAATGATCCTTCAGAAAATTCTATCTTAA
- a CDS encoding DUF1648 domain-containing protein: MKLSGILLIVNTLLLAVIWVFTGIKYAGLPEVIPTHFDIHGNVDGESGKTVIWLLPCIAAFIHLLFIGIKDPNSPLLNVPQSFRNERTLKLYLFSLELPVMILFLDIIVESIRIAEGKQTELSDAVFFILGLLFAVIGTGLIKSFRDSKRKSND; encoded by the coding sequence ATGAAGCTTTCCGGCATATTATTAATTGTGAATACTCTTTTACTGGCTGTGATCTGGGTTTTTACAGGGATCAAGTATGCTGGGTTACCCGAAGTTATTCCTACTCATTTTGATATTCACGGAAATGTAGACGGAGAGTCCGGGAAAACTGTAATCTGGCTTTTGCCATGCATTGCAGCCTTTATTCATCTCCTTTTTATCGGAATAAAAGATCCAAATTCACCGCTTTTGAATGTACCCCAAAGTTTCCGTAACGAAAGAACCCTGAAACTATACCTGTTTTCTCTGGAACTTCCCGTAATGATACTGTTTCTTGATATCATTGTTGAAAGTATCCGTATTGCGGAAGGAAAGCAGACAGAGCTTAGTGATGCTGTTTTCTTTATTTTAGGATTATTGTTTGCTGTAATTGGTACAGGACTTATAAAATCATTTCGGGATAGTAAAAGAAAATCAAACGACTAG
- a CDS encoding C40 family peptidase produces MNKGVCIVTVAPVRAEGSDRAEIVTEILFGESADILEVNKNWTKIKMHYDGYEGWMDTKQLKPVTDEELANRKVTVVTEDFSSVLMNDGKTLLSMGSEVEFPVVASRRSHDVRESIALTAKEFLNVPYLWGGKSFFAVDCSGFTQLVYKIHGIKIPRDASQQAEVGEDLTFVEETKPGDLAFFENAEGKIIHVGIMLENQKIIHASGKVRIDTLDSTGIFNEEMNKHTHKLRVLKSVI; encoded by the coding sequence ATGAATAAAGGAGTTTGTATCGTAACAGTAGCACCGGTTCGCGCAGAAGGTTCAGACAGAGCAGAAATTGTTACGGAAATATTGTTTGGGGAAAGTGCAGATATTTTGGAAGTTAATAAGAACTGGACCAAAATAAAAATGCATTATGACGGATATGAAGGATGGATGGATACCAAGCAGCTAAAGCCTGTAACGGATGAAGAGCTGGCCAATAGAAAGGTAACAGTAGTAACAGAAGATTTTTCCTCTGTACTGATGAATGACGGTAAAACCTTATTATCGATGGGCTCTGAAGTGGAGTTCCCTGTAGTGGCCTCAAGGAGAAGCCATGATGTGAGAGAAAGTATTGCTCTTACCGCCAAAGAATTCCTTAACGTACCCTATCTATGGGGAGGGAAAAGCTTTTTTGCAGTTGACTGCTCCGGATTTACTCAGTTGGTGTATAAAATTCACGGAATTAAGATTCCAAGAGATGCTTCGCAGCAGGCAGAGGTAGGTGAGGATCTTACTTTTGTGGAAGAGACAAAACCAGGAGACCTGGCTTTCTTTGAAAATGCTGAGGGAAAAATTATTCATGTAGGAATTATGCTCGAAAACCAGAAAATTATTCATGCTTCAGGAAAAGTGAGAATTGATACACTGGATTCTACAGGAATTTTTAATGAGGAAATGAATAAACATACTCATAAATTAAGAGTTCTTAAAAGCGTTATTTAG
- a CDS encoding O-methyltransferase, translated as MSFFEEKNPEMDRYLEAHASSEPEILKKLRRETYQKTTQPHMISGYQQGRLLTIISQMLQPKSILEIGTFTGYATLCMASGLAKDGRIITLDVNEDLAYLPKKYFESSEYAHQIDFKLQDAKEFLKETDEFFDLIFVDADKENYAEYFRLLKPHTKSGSVVMFDNVLWYGKVLEENPKLKSTQSIQELNDLAAKDEDFENLILPLRDGVNFLRRK; from the coding sequence ATGAGTTTTTTTGAAGAAAAGAATCCTGAAATGGATCGATATTTAGAAGCACATGCTTCCTCAGAACCCGAAATTCTGAAAAAGCTGAGAAGAGAAACTTATCAGAAAACCACACAGCCTCATATGATTTCAGGATATCAGCAGGGAAGATTACTGACAATTATTTCCCAAATGCTGCAGCCTAAAAGCATTCTTGAAATTGGTACCTTTACCGGATACGCTACTTTATGTATGGCTTCAGGATTGGCAAAAGACGGTAGGATTATCACATTAGATGTGAATGAAGACCTGGCTTATCTGCCGAAAAAATATTTTGAATCCAGCGAATATGCTCATCAGATTGATTTTAAACTTCAGGATGCTAAAGAATTTTTAAAAGAAACAGATGAATTTTTTGATCTGATTTTTGTAGATGCTGATAAAGAAAATTATGCAGAATATTTCAGACTGTTAAAACCTCATACAAAGTCAGGATCTGTTGTGATGTTTGATAATGTTTTATGGTATGGGAAGGTGCTGGAAGAAAATCCAAAGCTTAAATCTACACAGTCTATTCAGGAGTTGAATGATTTAGCAGCAAAAGATGAAGATTTTGAAAATCTTATTTTACCTTTGCGGGATGGAGTCAACTTCCTTCGCAGGAAGTAA
- a CDS encoding CCPGW family putative bacteriocin, whose product MKNSKKLSRGEMKTVQGAVTVCNPQIFCTSLQTKCCPGWVCAGIRQYCIAI is encoded by the coding sequence ATGAAAAATTCAAAAAAACTTTCAAGAGGAGAAATGAAAACTGTACAAGGTGCTGTTACAGTGTGTAACCCGCAGATATTTTGTACCAGCCTACAGACAAAGTGTTGCCCGGGATGGGTGTGTGCTGGTATAAGACAATATTGTATAGCCATATAA
- a CDS encoding M1 family metallopeptidase — protein sequence MKTIILSVSLLVFSLSGKVFAQTDTSGREKIYKATHTKSTELKHTKLKVNFDYQKEQMNGEEWLTASPYFYPSDSLILDAKGMLIHEVAMDREGKHIPLKYHYHNNILSINLDRTYNRNQDYTVYIKYTSRPNVVEQQGSPAKGLYFINADGKDPDKPTQIWTDGESEFSSVWFPTIDKPNQKTTQEIYMTVPDKYITLSNGILKESQKEPGNMRTDHWIMEKRHAVYLFFMAVGEYSVVKDKWRNVPIEYYIEKEYEPYARQIYGNTPEMMEFFSKKLNYDYPWPKYSQITGRDYPSVAMENTTATLHNMGVLQKPGQLIDENKWEEYIAHELFHHWFGDLVTTESWSNLTLNESFANYSQYLWNEYKYGKDQADYHLMSNINKYFNSPSDFKKDLVRFSYNSPEDVFDVVSYEKGGGILHMLRNYLGDDAFFAGISDFLKTYEYKNAEAQQLRLSFEKISGKDLNWFFNQWYYGNGNPKLQYSYTFEPVKKQVEVIINQSQEKPFEFPLAIDVYADGNPLRYNVWVNAQAKNRFSFNVSAKPDLININADGVLLSEITDKKTAEQNLIQFTHSKEFLSRYKALLGIKEDLSNPASVKLLSAALKDPFFRIRIKALELSDLTDAEQNKYLIADVEKIAAEDSKTLVQAAAISALAKTKNKKYMPLFEKGMNVVSNAVKANSFLAIMATDPSKAKALTDKIDLSQASRDMIVKMLPIVVENKIDSQMQYTVSIVALYPLVKLRNPVLGQFAEEGFNRIMESDDLAATKGIYNVLNQEKEELIKDADIKKEIYTALEAGLNKKNELLKNNPQNQESISKQIELLKQIVTEYK from the coding sequence ATGAAAACAATTATTCTATCGGTAAGTTTATTAGTTTTCTCTTTATCCGGAAAGGTTTTTGCACAAACTGATACTTCGGGAAGAGAAAAAATATATAAAGCTACCCATACAAAAAGCACGGAACTGAAGCATACCAAACTGAAAGTTAATTTTGACTATCAGAAGGAACAGATGAACGGAGAAGAGTGGCTTACAGCATCACCTTATTTTTATCCGTCAGATTCTTTGATATTGGATGCAAAAGGTATGTTAATTCATGAAGTGGCAATGGATAGAGAAGGGAAACATATTCCATTGAAGTATCACTACCACAACAATATCCTTAGCATCAACCTTGATAGAACATATAACCGAAATCAGGATTATACGGTTTATATCAAATATACTTCCCGACCTAATGTAGTAGAGCAGCAGGGAAGCCCGGCCAAGGGGCTTTATTTCATTAATGCAGATGGTAAAGATCCTGATAAGCCTACTCAGATCTGGACAGATGGTGAGTCTGAATTTTCATCAGTATGGTTTCCAACGATAGATAAACCTAATCAAAAAACTACCCAGGAAATTTATATGACCGTTCCTGATAAATATATTACCCTTTCTAATGGTATTTTAAAAGAGTCTCAAAAAGAACCCGGTAATATGAGAACGGATCATTGGATAATGGAGAAAAGGCATGCGGTGTATCTTTTCTTTATGGCAGTAGGGGAATATAGTGTTGTAAAAGATAAATGGAGGAATGTTCCGATAGAGTATTATATAGAAAAGGAATATGAGCCTTATGCCAGACAAATCTATGGGAATACCCCTGAAATGATGGAGTTTTTCTCTAAGAAATTAAATTATGATTATCCCTGGCCCAAATATTCACAGATTACCGGGAGAGATTATCCAAGTGTAGCCATGGAAAATACGACTGCTACTCTTCATAATATGGGAGTGTTACAGAAACCGGGACAATTAATTGATGAAAATAAGTGGGAAGAATATATTGCTCATGAACTGTTTCATCATTGGTTTGGGGACCTGGTAACTACAGAGAGCTGGAGTAACCTTACGCTGAATGAATCATTTGCAAATTATTCCCAATATCTCTGGAATGAGTATAAATATGGGAAAGACCAGGCAGATTATCATTTAATGTCCAATATCAATAAATATTTCAATAGCCCCTCAGATTTTAAGAAAGATCTTGTAAGATTTAGTTATAATTCTCCTGAAGATGTTTTTGATGTAGTATCCTATGAAAAAGGAGGCGGAATTCTTCATATGCTGAGGAACTATTTAGGGGATGATGCTTTTTTCGCGGGGATAAGTGATTTTCTAAAAACCTACGAGTATAAAAATGCAGAGGCTCAGCAATTAAGATTGTCATTTGAAAAAATATCCGGAAAAGATTTGAACTGGTTCTTTAATCAATGGTATTATGGAAATGGAAATCCTAAATTACAATATTCATATACTTTTGAACCTGTTAAAAAACAGGTGGAAGTGATAATTAACCAATCGCAGGAAAAACCTTTTGAATTTCCTTTGGCAATAGATGTGTATGCTGATGGTAATCCATTACGGTATAATGTATGGGTAAATGCCCAAGCAAAAAATAGGTTCAGTTTTAACGTCTCCGCAAAACCTGATTTGATTAATATTAATGCTGATGGAGTATTGCTTTCTGAAATTACAGATAAAAAAACGGCAGAACAAAATCTGATTCAATTTACTCATTCCAAAGAGTTTTTAAGCCGTTATAAAGCCTTGTTGGGTATTAAGGAGGATTTGAGCAATCCCGCATCTGTTAAATTGTTATCTGCTGCTTTAAAAGATCCTTTCTTTAGAATCAGGATTAAAGCCTTGGAATTATCTGATCTTACCGATGCAGAACAAAATAAATATCTGATTGCGGATGTTGAAAAAATAGCCGCTGAGGATTCAAAAACATTGGTGCAGGCAGCAGCCATTTCTGCTCTGGCTAAGACCAAAAATAAAAAATACATGCCACTATTCGAAAAAGGAATGAATGTGGTATCCAATGCAGTAAAAGCTAATTCATTTCTTGCTATCATGGCTACAGATCCTTCAAAAGCGAAAGCCCTGACTGATAAAATAGATCTCTCACAAGCCTCCAGGGATATGATCGTTAAAATGCTTCCCATTGTTGTGGAGAATAAAATAGATTCTCAAATGCAATATACGGTTTCCATTGTGGCTCTTTATCCATTGGTAAAACTGCGTAATCCGGTATTGGGACAATTTGCAGAAGAAGGATTCAACAGAATTATGGAGTCCGATGATCTTGCTGCAACCAAAGGAATTTACAACGTTTTAAATCAGGAAAAAGAAGAACTGATAAAAGATGCTGACATTAAAAAGGAAATTTATACTGCATTGGAAGCAGGATTGAATAAAAAGAATGAACTTTTGAAAAATAATCCTCAAAATCAGGAAAGTATTAGTAAACAGATTGAGTTACTGAAACAAATAGTAACAGAATATAAATAA
- a CDS encoding OmpA family protein, producing MKIFKILAVSAMALGMTSCVSKKQYDALSTNYKQCIENIGERQREIQDLKSQNSALTGENNLLKSQHDALKSSLDACLSNTGKSSANIDKLVGEINASNSYIKQLISSNAKNDSLNLALSNKLKRSLDNVSDEDVQVKVLKGVVMISLSDKMLYKTGDYNILPAAQEVLGKVAKVINDYDKYSVLIEGNTDNAPLNSANLPRDNWDLSALRGTSVAKVLQTQFGVDPARITAGGRSEYNPKATNMSVSGRAENRRTEIIIMPKLDEFMKLMDIAPKK from the coding sequence ATGAAGATTTTTAAAATTTTAGCGGTTTCTGCCATGGCGTTGGGGATGACCTCTTGTGTGAGCAAGAAGCAGTATGATGCCTTAAGCACAAACTATAAGCAGTGTATTGAAAATATCGGAGAAAGACAGAGAGAAATTCAGGATTTGAAATCTCAGAACTCTGCATTGACAGGTGAAAATAATTTGTTAAAAAGCCAGCATGATGCTTTAAAGTCATCATTGGATGCGTGTCTTTCCAATACAGGAAAAAGCTCTGCTAATATTGACAAGCTTGTGGGAGAAATTAATGCTTCCAATTCATATATCAAGCAGTTAATTTCCAGCAATGCTAAGAACGATAGTTTAAACCTTGCTTTGTCTAACAAGCTGAAGAGATCTTTAGATAATGTATCAGATGAAGATGTACAGGTAAAAGTACTGAAAGGAGTGGTAATGATCTCCCTTTCGGATAAAATGTTATACAAAACAGGAGATTACAATATCTTGCCTGCAGCTCAGGAAGTCCTAGGCAAAGTGGCGAAGGTAATCAATGATTACGATAAATATTCAGTATTGATCGAAGGAAATACAGATAATGCACCATTGAATTCTGCTAATCTGCCAAGAGATAACTGGGATCTTTCTGCATTAAGAGGTACCTCTGTTGCAAAAGTTCTTCAGACTCAGTTTGGAGTAGACCCTGCGAGAATTACTGCAGGAGGTCGTTCTGAATACAACCCGAAAGCTACTAATATGAGTGTTTCCGGAAGAGCAGAAAACAGAAGAACAGAAATCATCATTATGCCTAAGCTGGATGAGTTTATGAAGCTGATGGATATTGCTCCCAAGAAATAA
- the tilS gene encoding tRNA lysidine(34) synthetase TilS: MLKKSSFRKQLENLIHQPENNTYLLAVSGGADSMVLASLFRDLREESQNSGYSFHVAHINYKLRGEDSNRDQKVVQEFCEKNHIRFHLYEVSEKDKKPENSIQLWARELRYAFFKEIQEKEKLEFLVTAHHLNDQLETFIINLSKAAGINGLSGIPANDNHILRPLLPFSKQEIYQFAEENNIEFREDLSNKKSDYLRNKIRNEIVPKLQETNDHFLENFKKSSSYLNQTKDFVQKQIQEIENKLSVFNQDHKILSKEKLDQESDFVKFEILKKYGFNQEEEIPKIFKAQNNSSFFSKEYQLIVNRDELIFIETNKKTENVHEILLIDRFDFSENQININLQNSIEDIDGINKNMEWDFDAEKVQFPLRLRKQQDGDEFYPTGFSGKKKVSKFFRDEKLSNLARQKIWILADSNNSVLGVIPFRQDRRYAKNEKTERILKIFNETKK, from the coding sequence ATGTTGAAAAAATCAAGCTTCAGAAAACAATTAGAAAATCTTATTCACCAGCCAGAAAACAACACCTATCTTTTGGCAGTGAGCGGAGGTGCCGACTCTATGGTTCTTGCCTCTTTATTCCGGGATTTGAGGGAAGAAAGCCAAAATTCAGGATACTCATTTCACGTAGCTCATATCAATTACAAACTTCGTGGAGAAGATTCGAATAGAGACCAAAAAGTGGTACAGGAATTTTGTGAGAAAAATCATATCAGATTCCATCTGTATGAAGTATCGGAAAAGGATAAAAAACCTGAAAACTCTATTCAACTTTGGGCAAGAGAACTTAGGTATGCTTTTTTTAAGGAAATTCAGGAAAAGGAAAAACTGGAGTTTCTGGTTACCGCCCATCACCTGAACGATCAGCTGGAAACATTCATCATTAACCTTTCCAAAGCAGCAGGAATTAATGGCCTGAGTGGTATCCCTGCCAATGACAATCATATTCTCCGCCCACTTTTACCATTCTCTAAGCAGGAAATTTATCAATTTGCCGAAGAAAACAATATTGAGTTCCGCGAAGATCTCTCCAATAAAAAAAGTGATTATCTGAGAAATAAAATCAGGAATGAAATTGTTCCGAAATTACAGGAAACCAATGATCATTTTCTGGAAAACTTCAAAAAGAGCTCCTCTTATCTCAATCAGACCAAAGATTTTGTTCAAAAACAGATTCAGGAGATAGAAAATAAACTGTCGGTATTTAACCAAGACCATAAAATCTTATCAAAGGAAAAACTGGATCAGGAAAGCGATTTTGTCAAATTTGAGATCTTAAAAAAATACGGGTTTAATCAGGAAGAAGAAATTCCTAAAATTTTTAAGGCACAAAATAACAGTTCTTTTTTTTCAAAGGAATATCAGTTGATTGTTAACAGAGATGAATTAATCTTTATAGAAACAAACAAAAAAACTGAAAACGTACACGAAATTCTCCTGATCGACCGTTTTGATTTCTCAGAGAACCAGATCAACATCAACCTTCAGAATTCTATTGAAGACATTGATGGAATCAATAAAAATATGGAATGGGATTTTGATGCTGAAAAAGTTCAGTTCCCGTTACGTTTAAGGAAACAACAGGATGGTGATGAGTTTTACCCGACTGGTTTTTCAGGGAAAAAGAAAGTTTCTAAATTTTTTAGGGACGAAAAATTATCTAATTTAGCAAGGCAAAAAATTTGGATATTGGCTGACAGTAATAATTCTGTACTTGGAGTTATTCCTTTCAGACAGGATAGAAGATATGCAAAAAATGAGAAAACAGAACGTATTCTCAAAATTTTTAATGAAACGAAAAAATGA